In Pseudonocardia sp. DSM 110487, the sequence GGCCCGATCGTCCCGCGTCAGGCGATGATCACGTAGAGCCCGTAGCCGACGATCGCCGCCACCGCCAGCAGGCAGAGCGCCGCCACGGCGGTGCCGGCTGCGGCGCTCAGCGGCGGCGCGGCGCCGTCGTCAGGGCCACCCACCGTCCGCGCCGCGCGCGCCGACAGGCCGACGAGCGCGAACGCCACGAGCGCGACGACCGCCACCCCGACCGCGAGCGACACGACGCACACCACGAGCAGCGATCCCCACGCGATGCTCATCTGGATCTCCTCTCAGACCGCGGCGGGCGCGGGAGCCTTCGGGGCCGGGACGTCGTTGACGTTCTCGGCCGTGATCGGACGGCGCCGGGACGCGGCGTAGATCCCGGCGGCGATGGCGGCGGCGACCAGCCCGACGATGATCGTCCCGACCGTGCCGGTGGAGGCGAGCCATGCCGCCGCGGCGCCGACCGCGGCCGCGGCCGGGAGGGTGAGGACCCAGGCGACGGCCATCTGGCCCGCGACGCTCCACTGCACGGAGGCGAGCCGGCGACCGGCACCGGCGCCGAAGATGGCGCCGGTCGCGACCTGCGTCGTCGAGAGCGCGAAGCCGAGGTGCGATGAGGCGAGGATGACCGCCGTCGCGCTCGTCTCGGCGGCGAAGCCCTGCGGGGTCTGGATCTCGCTGACCCGCTTGCCGAGCGTCTGGATGATCCGCCAGCCGCCGAGGTAGGTGCCGAGCGCGATTGCGAGACCCGCGGAGAGGATCACCCAGAACGGCGGGCTCGACTCAGGGGCGAGCACACCGGCGGTGATCAGGGTCAGCGTGATGATGCCCATCGTCTTCTGGGCGTCGTTCGTGCCGTGGGCGAGCGCGACCATCGACGCCGAGACGATCTGGCCTGCCTTGAACCCGCGGGTCACGGTGCCGCCGTCGGCGCGCGCGGTGATCCGGTAGGCCAGGTACGTGGCTGCGAGGGCCACGACGCCGGCGAGGATCGGGGAGATCACGGCCGGGATCACGACCTTGGTGAGAACCGCCCCGAAGTACACCGCGTTGGTGCCCGCCGCGACCAGCGTCGCTCCGATGAGCCCGCCGAAGAGCGCGTGTGACGAGCTGGACGGGAGGCCGAGCAGCCAGGTCAGCAGGTTCCACAGGATCGCGCCGACGAGTCCTGCGAAGATCACGACCGGGCCGATCCTGGACTCGTCGACCATTCCGCTGGAGATCGTCTTGGCGACCTCGACGGAAAGGAACGCTCCGACGAGATTCAGGATGGCCGCGACCGTCACCGCCATTCTCGGGGACAAAGCGCCCGTGGCGATCGAGGTCGCCATCGCGTTCGCGGTGTCGTGGAACCCGTTGGTGAAGTCGAAGATCAAGGCCGTGGCGACAACCACGACGACGATCACGGTGACGTCCATGCGTGCCTTTCCCATGATCGGTACGGATGACTCAGCATCACTCCAGGGGTTGCCGCCGCGCGCTAACGCCGGCTGAACG encodes:
- a CDS encoding inorganic phosphate transporter, which gives rise to MDVTVIVVVVVATALIFDFTNGFHDTANAMATSIATGALSPRMAVTVAAILNLVGAFLSVEVAKTISSGMVDESRIGPVVIFAGLVGAILWNLLTWLLGLPSSSSHALFGGLIGATLVAAGTNAVYFGAVLTKVVIPAVISPILAGVVALAATYLAYRITARADGGTVTRGFKAGQIVSASMVALAHGTNDAQKTMGIITLTLITAGVLAPESSPPFWVILSAGLAIALGTYLGGWRIIQTLGKRVSEIQTPQGFAAETSATAVILASSHLGFALSTTQVATGAIFGAGAGRRLASVQWSVAGQMAVAWVLTLPAAAAVGAAAAWLASTGTVGTIIVGLVAAAIAAGIYAASRRRPITAENVNDVPAPKAPAPAAV